One Rhizoctonia solani chromosome 3, complete sequence genomic region harbors:
- a CDS encoding DNA polymerase alpha/epsilon subunit B, producing the protein MCWLQRRGGYFGKTTFEFRRRLLTCVDAYHHRSSGKQMASQPEASREVARLHRVNRTIHELVHDRGYLVAEDEMNMDIQTFKSTFGSGENIDRTRLNFFTNHKDDPTNQIFIFFADEKNVTIKTMRKFLGILDEKGITHGIIVFMEKMTPSARKVISAMSSQYSLEEFAEADLLVNITHHKLVPQHQVLTQVEKKALLERYRLKETQLPRIQLIDPVSRYYGLKRGQVVKITRPSETSGRMAKDYRSHTTIDDSEKPFNLFAGQKHYGQQFDTIYAARLGQLRPALLENAQKTWGKRKGKHCIFPHVPRVLDVVKGQQCYIIGTVYMDMPLKANVLEDIAQDHALAMIPIQSKRTSDKDSVMLEDESGRVGLIGNLLAKERLVTGVNIAVLGSEADSGEFQVDEVVYPGLAPPAHIPNPMPNESSYCAFLSGLLYGETANTGSTLVQPETNSSLRADSMMTMSLFLDWLSGEGGTEKDRDLARQISRVVVAGDSLAAPLLDEERDSSKVSSSANTSLRQAVLSLGETFQEIARTVPLHVLPGASDPSGAALPQQPLPSWIFQPQGQASEISDALHMESNPTWIHSSGKSILVHSGQPLNDIYMHSVEDDRMSMVRNTLKWRHIAPTAPDTLWSYPFDKKDPFVLDKMPDIYVRPKTTSSGSAMAPGTPTPRAHVRTAPGRISRPSTAPTPTSDSAPMLPTSSPQMSRQPSPAPPPAATLEPERAGQTPQPGGGSAPPTSGILLGSGSGVVDWPTFMQAYANGEWDPIRIPEPPFELKLPGASMRTSGSPMISSSALSSSSTVAVNLSPSLSSSPSSASPSRGLAGPDRRPRIMPDSRTSSIASRRGTATPDLSSSTTNFIHPNFPYVNAPRKVQRSHSDVEVRSPGGVPPTTLPALPSPSIDRAAVAATIRWAGSGVNVAPYALPSPEAAELLDPMRKALPLLHPSSSHPKSRLSNFWEESPHEPAPPPTIVPQPPSPEVVSSKESYISRPAPAHKASSWSTRRPSNSQGDYFSRSPSQIRSRAHSRSPASDKSRDLPSHPFIGVNQTNPSGPLPATTWTNLATSPSQTNLADVCLPVTFRGSTLSLAGAKLRPDSGVHLGNGYPTVPDQLLTSLSSSADVEFFTPSETLIKSDEDEQPTYLIPPLPPDELERRKALYRFNILHTSRDVNFDRITHLCKLVFSTKMVIIALIDKDDQWFKSESGFGVDGTSRDNSFCAHSILSRRQRGAEPLVVTDASQDWRFANNPLVAGPPHIRFYAGAPLRTTEGYNIGTLCVIDDKPRDEFTPRQRHTLKEFAAIVMREMELWRDKIQLQVRDRIQTSMERFTRECLELEESGSPNGTSMEKVYDRASKLVKRALDLEGATVLDIANFECVESFNEDGTKSYSYRGDTFTDSSHGPAPISASPSMHASDKVSGPANRPFEQISPPAVLGASHTNFKAKHVHTLSGADHERLSLFLANYPDGKIYEHITPSYLRDWAIPSNATYSMIVPIFNVDHHPFALLCAYITDPSKHLLEGYELQFLRAIGVIILSAMLKRRMILADKAKSLFISNISHELRTPLHGILAAAELIADTKLTDTQSAFLKTIQSCGASLGETVNHVLDFTKLSGNREHTIPRSKTNLLTLVEDTVEGCWVGARARAVSEIGSVYSPPRSLPGTNAASQASGGRHVETIVDIAYRERGWSCVCEKAGIRRILMNLIGNSLKFTSDGYVYVGLREVAYNEEDRVITVELSVNDTGKGISKDFLTNQLFQPFSQENPLHTGTGLGLAIVNSIVRSEAVNGQVDVWSQEGVGTEIKISFDVEELPSGLGDASLIHGKIDHLGICMHGFSSHRGEQELQSTISTVLTIWWSVSIVGHSDRADVLLVNEDIQFLSDLVNQQEFSKPVILLTSSRGDQRIMGIVKNFERSGGFCRLIFKPGGPSRLFSALKDCKKFRDGELSSWTGVHALPNSPGTPPASEPGTRRSSQHMPCSPRQSRDSLPIIRSLGPTNSASSLHETELSKPMDDAPYLTRSISDFQTIPLADEGSVMLESATGTLGSTKKPRVLVVEDNPINRNILAVWLKKQGLEYKEATDGIEGVGKFRNAVPGHYQVLLVDLSMPNLGGIGCVSQIRAIERERRGGVPAAKIFALTGLATPEDKRQALAAGFDGYLIKPVSLKTLEGLFKKLASG; encoded by the exons ATGTGTTGGTTGCAGCGACGAGGTGGCTACTTTGGAAAGACGACCTTCGAGTTCCGCCGGCGCTTATTGACTTGCGTCGA CGCTTACCACCACCGGTCATCAGGCAAACAAAT GGCATCCCAACCCGAGGCTAGCCGCGAGGTTGCCCGCCTCCACAGGGTGAATAGAACTATCCATGAGTTGGTGCATGACCGG GGATATCTTGTTGCAGAGGATGAAATGAACATGGATATCCAGACTTTCAAATCTACTTTCGGCTCTGGAGAAAACATTGA TCGCACACGTCTAAACTTTTTTACCAATCATAAAGATGATCCGACCAATCAGATTTTTATCTTTTTCGCCGACGAAAAGAACGTCACTATTAAAACCATGCGAAA ATTCTTGGGTATCCTGGACGAAAAGGGTATCACCCATGGCATCATTGTCTTTATGGAAAAAATGACCCCATCCGCCCGAAAG GTTATCTCAGCCATGTCAAGCCAATACAGTCTCGAAGAGTTTGCCGAAGCCGACCTCCTCGTTAACATTACTCATCACAAATTAGTACCTCAACACCAGGTTCTCACACAAGTGGAGAAAAAAGCACTACTCGAGCGATA TCGTCTCAAAGAAACACAACTTCCGCGTATTCAACTCATTGATCCTGTTTCACGATACTACGGTCTaaaaagaggtcaagttgtTAAGATAACACGTCCCAGCGAGACTAGTGGTCG TATGGCTAAAGACTATCGGTCTCATACTACCATTGATGACTCGGAAAAACCATTTAACCTATTTGCGGGACAAAAGCACTATGGACAACAATTCGACACCATCTACGCGGCTCGCCTAGGTCAACTACGACCTGCACTTCTCGAAAATGCTCAAAAAACCTGGGGAAAGAGGAAAGGCAAGCATTGCATAT TTCCTCACGTGCCTCGCGTATTGGATGTCGTCAAAGGACAGCAATGCTATATTATTGGGACGGTATACATGGATATGCCACTCAAGGCCAATGTTTTGGAAGATATAGCCCAAGAT CACGCACTCGCTATGATTCCGATTCAATCAAAACGCACCTCGGATAAAGACTCCGTTATGCTTGAGGACGAGAGTGGCCGGGTTGGACTTATAGGAAATCTACTAGCTAAAGAAAGACTTGTAACTG GCGTGAACATCGCGGTCTTGGGGTCGGAGGCCGACAGTGGAGAATTTCAGGTCGATGAGGTGGTCTATCCAGGACTTGCTCCGCCAGCACATATACCCAACCCCATGCCTAATGAAT CTTCCTATTGTGCATTCCTCTCTGGGCTGTTGTATGGCGAGACGGCCAATACGGGCTCAACATTGGTTCAACCTGAAACAAACTCATCTCTGAGGGCCGATTCAATGATGACAATGTCCTTATTTTTAGACTGGCTCAGTGGAGAAGGCGGGACCGAAAAA GATCGGGATCTTGCCCGACAGATAAGCCGAGTCGTGGTTGCCGGCGACTCTCTCGCCGCGCCACTCCTTGATGAAGAAAGGGACTCT TCCAAAGTATCAAGTTCGGCAAACACctccttgcgtcaagcaGTGTTATCATTAGGAGAAACATTTCAGGAGATAGCACGCACAGTACCACTCCATGTGCTTCCTGGTGCA AGTGATCCATCCGGCGCTGCTCTCCCACAGCAGCCATTGCCCTCCTGGATATTCCAACCCCAGGGACAAGCCAGCGAGATATCTGATGCGCTTCACATGGAGTCAAACCCCACATGGATCCACAGTAGCGGAAAAAG TATCCTCGTTCATTCTGGTCAGCCTCTGAatgatatatatatgcattccGTGGAAGATGATCGCATGAGCATGGTACGAAATACACTAAAGTGGAGACATATTGCTCCAACAGCTCCTGATACCCTAT GGTCATATCCGTTCGACAAGAAAGATCCATTTGTCCTGGACAAGATGCCAGATATTTACGTA CGACCCAAGACGACGAGCTCTGGCAGCGCGATGGCCCCAGGCACGCCGACTCCTCGGGCCCATGTACGAACGGCACCAG GTCGGATATCGCGTCCGTCGACAGCACCAACTCCAACGTCAGATAGTGCACCAATGCTACCAACTAGCTCACCACAGATGTCTAGACAGCCGTCTCCAGCACCTCCTCCAGCAGCTACTCTTGAGCCTGAACGTGCGGGACAAACTCCACAACCTGGAGGAGGCTCAGCGCCTCCGACATCTGGTATATTACTTGGGTCGGGGTCTGGTGTTGTAGACTGGCCAACTTTTATGCAAGCATACGCAAATGGTGAATGGGACCCCATACGGATTCCAGAACCCCCGTTTGAGCTCAAGCTCCCGGGAGCATCCATGCGGACATCTGGCTCGCCTATGATTAGTAGTTCTGCCCTTTCTTCATCTTCCACAGTTGCAGTCAATTTGTCTCCGTCACTTTCTAGTAGTCCTAGTTCAGCATCCCCCTCACGGGGACTGGCAGGCCCAGATCGCCGACCGCGCATCATGCCAGACTCCCGTACTAGCTCAATTGCATCTCGACGTGGAACCGCCACCCCCGATCTATCTAGCTCCACTACCAACTTTATCCATCCCAATTTTCCCTATGTAAATGCTCCTCGAAAGGTTCAGAGGTCGCATTCAGATGTTGAGGTTCGATCGCCAGGTGGAGTCCCACCCACTACTTTACCAGCATTGCCCAGCCCATCCATCGATCGCGCCGCTGTGGCCGCTACGATCCGATGGGCAGGCTCAGGGGTCAACGTCGCTCCATACGCACTGCCTTCCCCCGAAGCTGCTGAGCTCTTGGACCCCATGCGTAAAGCTCTCCCTTTGCTCCACCCGTCGTCGTCACACCCCAAGTCGCGTCTTTCCAATTTTTGGGAGGAAAGTCCTCATGAACCCGCACCTCCTCCAACCATCGTTCCTCAACCCCCTTCACCAGAGGTGGTTTCTTCAAAGGAAAGCTATATTTCAcgtccagctccagctcacAAAGCCTCGTCTTGGTCTACTCGCCGCCCATCGAATTCACAAGGGGACTATTTCAGTCGGTCTCCTTCGCAGATTCGCTCGCGAGCACACTCTAGGTCCCCTGCCTCCGACAAATCGCGGGACCTCCCTTCTCATCCATTTATTGGTGTCAATCAGACTAATCCTTCTGGCCCTTTGCCTGCAACGACTTGGACAAACCTAGCAACTTCCCCGTCGCAAACGAATCTCGCTGATGTTTGTCTCCCAGTTACTTTCCGGGGGTCCACTCTATCCTTGGCTGGCGCTAAGTTAAGGCCGGACTCTGGAGTACATCTGGGCAACGGCTACCCAACAGTTCCCGACCAACTATTAACTTCCTTGTCTAGTTCAGCGGATGTGGAATTTTTTACTCCCAGTGAAACACTAATTAAATCCGACGAAGACGAACAACCTACCTACCTCATCCCACCATTACCCCCTGATGAACTGGAACGGCGGAAGGCTCTCTACAG GTTCAATATTCTTCACACCAGTCGCGATGTTAATTTCGACCGAATAACACATTTGTGTAAATTAGTATTCTCGACCAAGATGGTCATCATAGCTCTAATCGACAAGGACGACCA ATGGTTCAAGTCAGAAT CTGGTTTCGGAGTCGATGGTACCAGCCGTGACAATAGTTTCTGTGCGCATTCGATTCT ATCCCGTAGACAG CGAGGGGCAGAACCTCTGGTCGTTACAGATGCAAGTCAGGACTGGCGTTTTGCAAACAAT CCGCTGGTCGCTGGCCCGCCCCACATACGATTCTATGCTGGGGCACCGTTGCGTACAACCGAAGGTTACAATATCGGGACCCTGT GTGTTATTGACGACAAACCAAGAGACGAATTCACTCCAAGACAGCGGCATACTCTGAAGGAATTCGCT GCAATCGTTATGCGAGAAATGGAACTGTGGCGCGATAAA ATCCAGCTTCAAGTTCGAGACCGCATTCAAACTTCCATGGAAAGATTTACTCGTGAATGCCTTGAACTTGAGGAATCTGGGTCTCCGAACGGTACTTCCATGGAGAAGGTTTACGATCGGGCCTCTAAACTT GTCAAACGAGCTCTGGACCTGGAAGGTGCGACTGTGCTCGACATTGCTAACTTCGAATGCGTCGAATCGTTCAACGAGGACGGAACCAAGTCATATTCCTATCGTGGAGATACATTCACAGACTCCTCCCACGGCCCCGCTCCCATTTCAGCTTCACCTAGCATGCACGCTTCTGACAAGGTTTCTGGGCCGGCCAACCGTCCATTCGAACAAATTAGCCCCCCCGCCGTTCTTGGAGCTTCCCATACCAATTTTAAAGCCAAACACGTTCATACATTGTCGGGCGCGGATCATGAGCGCCTCTCCTTGTTTCTCGC GAACTATCCCGATGGAAAGATATATGAACATATAACACCGAGTTATTTGCGCGACTGGGCAATTCCGAGCAATGCTACTTATTCCATGATCGTCCC CATATTCAATGTTGACCATCATCCGTTTGCACTATTATGTGCTTATATAACAGACCCAAGCAAGCACTTACTGGAGGGCTACGAATTACAGTTCCTAAGGGCTATCGGTGTGATCATTCTCAGCGCTATGTTAAAGCGACGGATGATACTAGCTGACAAAGCGAAGTCGTTGTTTATTTCCAA TATTTCGCATGAGCTCAGAA CGCCGCTGCATGGAATTCTGGCGGCTGCTGAGCTCATTGCAGACACTAAATTAACTGACACTCAGAGTGCATTTCTGAAGACAATACAGAGCTGTGGTGCCTCTCTTGGGGAAACAG TTAACCACGTTCTCGATTTTACCAAACTGAGTGGGAACAGGGAGCATACGATCCCAAGATCAAA AACCAATCTTCTAACACTGGTGGAAGACACTGTCGAGGGGTGTTGGGTTGGCGCACGCGCCCGAGCAGTTTCGGAAATTGGTAGCGTGTACTCGCCACCCCGCTCCTTGCCGGGGACCAACGCCGCCTCACAGGCATCTGGTGGACGGCATGTCGAGACTATTGTGGACATCGCTTACCGGGAAAGG GGGTGGAGTTGTGTTTGTGAGAAAGCTGGGATCCGTCGCATTTTGATGAATCTTATCGGTAACTCG CTCAAATTCACATCAGATGGTTATGTGTATGTTGGGCTCAGGGAGGTCGCATACAATGAAGAGGATCGGGTCATAACTGTGGAACTATCGGTCAACGACACGGGAAAG GGGATCAGCAAAGACTTTTTGACCAATCAGCTTTTCCAGCCTTTCTCTCAG GAAAACCCATTGCATACTGGGACGGGGCTGGGTTTGGCTATCGTAAATTCTATTGTTCGTTCAGAAGCGGTCAACGGCCAAG TCGACGTATGGAGTCAAGAAGGTGTCGGGACTGAGATCAAGATTTCATTCGACGTAGAAGAGCTTCCATCTGGCCTTGGAGATGCTAGCCTGATTCACGGAAAAATTGATCACCTGGGTATTTGTATGCATGGTTTCTCTTCTCATAGGGGAGAACAGGAACTACAGTCGACAATTTCCACGGTTCTGACTATTTGGTGGAGTGTCTCTATTGTGGGTCACTCTGATCGAGCCGATGTCCTTCTGGTGAACGAGGATATCCAGTTCTTATCCGATCTCGTCAACCAACAGGAGTTTTCCAAGCCGGTGATTCTGCTGACTTCATCCCGTGGAGACCAACGGATTATGGGCATTGTAAAGAACTTTGAGCGCTCGGGAGGCTTCTGCCGGTTAATATTCAAGCCTGGTGGCCCCTCGCGTCTGTTTTCTGCATTGAAAGATTGTAAAAAATTCCGTGATGGAGAATTATCTTCTTGGACTGGGGTACATGCACTACCTAATTCTCCGGGCACTCCACCGGCCAGCGAACCTGGAACTCGGCGCAGTTCACAGCACATGCCCTGTTCCCCCCGCCAATCTCGTGATTCTCTTCCCATCATACGTAGTTTGGGCCCCACCAACTCCGCATCTTCCTTACACGAGACTGAGCTATCCAAACCTATGGACGACGCACCCTATTTAACTCGTTCAATAAGCGATTTCCAGACCATTCCTCTCGCAGATGAAGGTTCTGTTATGTTGGAGTCGGCAACTGGTACGCTTGGTAGTACCAAGAAGCCCCGGGTGCTCGTGGTT GAGGATAATCCTATAAATAGGAATATTTTGGCTGTC TGGCTAAAGAAGCAA GGCTTAGAATACAAGGAAGCTACTGACGGCATTGAAGGGGTCGGTAAATTCAGAAACGCTGTTCCTGGGCACTACCA GGTCTTACTTGTCGATTTATCAATGCCGAATCTGGGCGGCATCGGTTGCGTGAGCCAGATTCGCGCTATCGAACGAGAGCGACGAGGTGGGGTACCCGCGGCTAAAATATTCGCTTTAACTGGGTTGGCAACACCCGAAGACAAACGGCAAGCCCTTGCTGCAGGGTTCGATGGATA TTTAATTAAACCAGTCTCATTgaaaacacttgagggactGTTCAAAAAACTTGCCTCTGGTTAA
- a CDS encoding histone domain-containing protein, whose amino-acid sequence MDLVHQAKLSWTKTSWHQRLKPSRIFKSAVENDASGPPGRYNLPNHITGLTFDDFGDFLLTASEDETFRLYNAKTGKHVKTLASKKYGVDLPRFTHKNTTIVYASTKEDDTIRYHSLHDNKYLQYFRGHKKKVISLDVSPVDDGFMSSSLDNTVRLWDLRSPQCRGLLNLPAPPVVAYDSTGVVFAVAVNQYSRILLYDMSNFDKDPFKTIHLDDVRLAKISYPPRIPVMTSMSFSTNGKWLLVGTAGEVHYVLDAFDGDLLCRLEGHLGLERGKTGNSLGVVPDRGISGEEVCWTPDSRFVVSGSQTGKIHVWDVAKFLERQPPLTPQSEVPTLNASLSLDGHPGASRCVKFNPRNCMMATAGAELAFWLPEASTDGSKQPGN is encoded by the exons ATGGATCTGGTACACCAGGCCAAATTATCTTGGACGAAAACATCATGGCAT CAACGTTTGAAGCCCTCCAGAATATTTAAATCTGCTGTGGAAAACGACGCGTCTGGTCCACCCGGACGCTACAACCTTCCAAACCATATCACAGGGCTTACGTTCGATGATTTCGGAGATTTTTTACTGACCGCCTCGGAGGATGAAACCTTTAGATTATATAACGCGAAAACTGGGAA ACACGTGAAGACTCTCGCGTCCAAAAAATACGGAGTCGATCTGCCGAGGTTTACGCACAAGAACACAACTATTGTTTATGCATCAACCAAGGAAGACGATACTATTCGATACCACTCTTTACATGACAATAAGTATCTACAGTATTTCCGAGGCCACAAAAAGAA GGTGATTTCCTTGGACGTGTCTCCTGTAGATGACGGGTTCATGTCTTCCTCTCTCGACAACACGGTCAGACTGTGGGATCTACGCTCTCCCCAATGTCGAGGCTTACTAAACCTACCTGCTCCACCAGTTGTAGCATATGACTCTACAGGTGTTGTCTTTGCTGTTGCCGTGAACCAATATTCGCGTATTCTACTATACGATATGAGTAACTTTGACAAGGATCCGTTCAAGACGATTCACCTTGACGACGTACGCTTGGCCAAGATTTCGTACCCACCGCGTATACCAGTGATGACTTCCATGTCGTTCTCAACCAACGGTAAATGGCTTCTGGTCGGGACAGCTGGGGAGGTACACTACGTTCTTGATGCATTCGATGGAGATCTTTTATGCAGGCTCGAGGGTCATCTTGGACTCGAACGTGGTAAAACGGGCAATTCCCTAGGGGTCGTACCTGATCGAGGGATATCAGGGGAAGAGGTGTGCTGGACTCCGGACTCTAGATTCGTGGTCAGTGGGTCTCAGACCGGCAAAATACATGTCTGGGATGTAGCCAAATTCTTGGAACGCCAGCCCCCACTAACTCCGCAATCGGAAGTACCAACATTGAACGCATCGTTAAGCTTGGATGGACATCCAGGAGCCAGCCGATGTGTGAAGTTTAATCCTCGAAACTGTATGATGGCAACGGCTGGAGCGGAATTG GCGTTCTGGCTGCCCGAAGCGAGCACAGATGGGTCCAAACAGCCAGGAAATTAG
- a CDS encoding dual-specificity kinase — protein MSTRVQLPPPATPMASFRSSYTHSMMPPAPAPQAATRKRKRPAPNVAFHSVIEDDGRGHQREVVVIEDTPPPAAPAHVASPSSTAATAQYGHQSAYATRYALAHSYVPPPPSSHVSSTSLAPSPMPLPPRRTRAQVAAASAASSSAIPQLNPPATKRRRKDNTATTPAGSLYETSLAPSVSALPTTGPSSAAFARKALASKAYQNGFNAGTTSIKQWPTTVPSVSTESVRDSHSSQVSNRPPSTVCDDKEGHYIIKQDDIIHSRYRVVRLLGQGTFGKVVEAIDMVHPLYSSNGGRSHLRPNTDYPPNAGRVAIKIIRAVPKYRDASKIEIRVLKRLKESDPQNTRQVRPALRLRHTFLPLPTEIVFITLKHSTIATTFENQFTPFPRRHIQDFARSLLDSVAFLHDLQLIHTDLKPENILLVDSSYDARPMPPGLGRRGQSRHILRNTSIRLIDFGSATFSDEYHSTVVCTRHYRAPEIILGLGWSFPCDAFSLGCILVELYTGVALFQTHDNLEHLAMMEKVMGKMPERLCKQGQRYKPEFFTTTKGAVKLNFPNRGVSAQSKKEVKEVKSLHQIIPNTDIINQDFLDLVQRLLNPDPNTRITVREALKHRYFSHAVPIEW, from the exons ATGTCTACACGAGTGCAGCTGCCACCGCCCGCCACTCCGATGGCATCTTTCCGTTCTTCGTATACCCACTCGATGATGCCGCCTGCACCAGCGCCCCAGGCAGCGACCCGGAAGCGGAAGCGACCTGCGCCGAACGTAGCGTTCCACTCTGTTATCGAAGACGACGGCCGTGGCCACCAGCGCGAAGTGGTAGTGATCGAAGACACACCGCCGCCCGCAGCGCCGGCGCATGTTGCGTCGCCGTCGAGCACAGCTGCCACGGCCCAGTACGGCCACCAGTCTGCTTATGCAACCCGGTATGCGCTTGCCCACAGCTATGTACCTCCGCCGCCCTCGTCTCATGTCAGCTCCACCTCGCTTGCTCCGTCTCCCATGCCCTTGCCGCCCCGCAGGACCCGCGCTCAGGTTGCCGCCGCCTCAGCcgcttcctcttctgccaTTCCCCAGCTCAATCCCCCCGCTACTAAGCGCAGGCGGAAGGACAATACGGCCACCACTCCCGCTGGCTCGCTTTACGAGACCTCCCTTGCTCCGTCCGTTTCTGCCCTTCCTACCACCGGTCCGTCCTCAGCCGCTTTCGCTCGCAAGGCCCTTGCCAGCAAAGCATATCAAAATGGCTTCAACGCCGGAACCACATCCATTAAACAATGGCCTACAACGGTCCCTTCAGTCAGTACCGAAAGTGTTCGTGAT TCTCATTCCTCCCAGGTCTCAAACCGTCCCCCTTCTACTGTCTGCGATGACAAGGAAGGCCATTACATCATCAAACAGGACGATATCATCCACAGCCGAT ACCGCGTGGTCCGATTATTGGGCCAAGGGACCTTTGGCAAGGTAGTGGAAGCCATAGACATGGTCCATCCATTATATTCCAGCAATGGCGGCCGCAGCCACCTGCGTCCAAACACTGATTATCCCCCTAATGCTGGCCGCGTCGCCATCAAGATTATCCGTGCTGTTCCCAAGTATCGCGATGCCTCCAAGATTGAAATCCGCGTGCTTAAACGACTAAAAGAATCTGATCCCCAAAATACGAGGCAAGTTCGTCCCGCACTGCGCTTGCGTCACACGTTCTTACCCCTTCCAACAGAAATTGTATTCATTACCTTGAAACATTCGACCATCGCAACCACATTT GAGAACCAATTTACACCTTTCCCTCGAAGGCATATTCAGGATTTCGCCCGCAGCTTGTTGGACAGCGTAGCTT TCCTGCATGACTTGCAGCTAATTCACACGGATCTGAAACCTGAAAATATCCTCCTCGTAGATAGTTCCTACGATGCGCGTCCAATGCCCCCCGGATTAGGTCGA CGCGGTCAGTCGAGGCATATCCTTCGCAATACCTCGATTCGCCTAATCGACTTTGGTTCGGCTACATTCTCCGACGAGTATCACTCCACCGTCGTTTGTACGCGGCACTACCGGGCCCCAGAGATCATCTTGG GTCTCGGTTGGTCATTCCCCTGTGATGCATTCTCACTCGGCTGCATATTGGTCGAGCTGTATACGGGCGTCGCTTTGTTCCAGACACACGACAACCTTGAACATCTCGCAATGATGGAGAAGGTCATGGGAAAGATGCCCGAGCGATTGTGTAAACAAGGTCAACGATACAAGCCCGAGTTCTTTACTACCACCAAGGGCGCCGTCAAGCTGAACTTTCCAAACCGAGGTGTATCAGCTCAAAGCAAAAAGGAAGTCAAAGAGGTTAAATCTCTACAT CAAATTATCCCAAACACCGATATTATCAAccaagacttccttgacctgGTCCAGAGGTTGCTGAACCCCGACCCTAACACCCGTATCACTGTCCGCGAAGCCCTCAAACACCGCTACTTCTCGCATGCCGTTCCGATCGAATGGTAA